The sequence GGACGATAGTTCGTGACCGCCCACTTCGCTTGTCAGCCCGGGCCGCCCCGCTCCACCCACCACGCAGGGGCCCAGCAGAGGCCGCAACGTCGAGCGAGCCGGTCTCCGCTGAGACCGGCTCGCTTGCGCAGATCGCGGAGCAGCCGGGCCGGATCGGCCTTCGACCGGTCCAACTGCTCAGGGGCGAAGGTCACTCACCCATGATCCTTCACGTACTTCGGGAAGGGAACGGACTCGGCCGATGCGCCGCCCCGTGTCCCGGTAGCCCCGGACGCGTGCCGTTCAAGCAGCGGTTGCCTCGGCCGTCAGCGGCTCGCCGGCCAGGAAGCGACGGATCCCTTCCTCCTCCTGCGGCATCGTGTAGACGGCCAGGGTCTCCAGACGCCAGGCGTCGTGCTCCATGGCGTCGAAATACGCCCGCCACGCGTCACCATCCAAGAACACGGAACGCCTCCCGCAGTGTCTCCTCGGGAATCTCGACGAGAGACCCCCCGTCTTGAACAAGTCGGGGGTGACGTTACGCACCGCGACCGGGAGGTGGCCATCCGAACAGGGGATTGCTCTCGTTCCTGCCTGCAGACCTTGTGTGGAGCAGGAAGTCGGCCTCATCGACTTCCTGCTCCTGCTCCACGGTCGGGCAACCGGGCAACCGGGCAACCGGGCAACCGGGCAACCGGGCAACCGGGCAACGGTCAACCGGTCAACCGGTCAACCGGTCAGCCCGTCAGGCGGAGGGCGTAGTAGGCCTGCAGCGCCGCGTCGGCGCCGGAGCCGGTGGCGGTCATGATGCGCTGGCCGCGGGCCGAGCGGAGGTCGCCGGCGGTGAGGACGCGGGGGTGCTGGCGGTCGGGCGGGCAGTAGCCGTCCTCGGCGGGGGCCAGGGTGCCGGGGAGGGCGGCCGGGCGGACGCCCAGGTTCACGAACACCGCGTCGGGGGCGAAGGTGCCCAACCCGCCCGCCGTGATGTGGCCTTCGGGGGAGTGGCGCAGGTCGAGGGCGTCGAGTTCCAGCAGGGTGACGCGCGGGTCGTCGCGGACCTCCTCGGCCTTGTAGGCGTCGGCGGCCGGGTGCGGGACGAGCAGGTCGAGTGCGGCGTCGGGGTGGGCGCGCAGCAGGGTGCCGAGGGGGCGGTCGGCGCCGAGGACGAGGGTGCGGCGGCCGGTCAGGAGCGTGGCGTCCGCCTCCCAGAGCGGCGGCGGGGCGTCCACGGTGGAGCTGAGCCAGGCGGCCTCGTCGGGTCGGGCCGCGCGGACGCCGGTGGCGACGATCGCGTACCGGCCGCGCACGGTGGTGCCCGGGGCGGCGAGGTGGACGGTCACGCCCTCGTCGTCGGCGTGCAGTTCGGTCGCCGGGGTGCCGAGAAGGAGGTCGCAGGAGTCGGTGACTCGTCGGACGTCCGCCGCGACGGCGTCGGCGAAGGCGGTGCCGGTCGCGAAGCCGAGCACGTTCTGCACCGCCGGGACGCGCCGCAGGGTGGCGCCGGGTTCGCGCCGCTCGACCAGGGCCGTCCGCAGCCCGACGCTCGCCGCCATCACGGCCGCCGCGCAGCCCGCGGGCCCGCCGCCCACGATCACCAGGTCGTACGTCTCCACGGTCCGCACCCCCTTCGTCGTCGGCGACCGGTACCCGGCCGCACCGCGCAGCGTAGTGCGGACCGAGGGGGACGGAAGGGGGACCGGCCGGCGCCCTGGTGAGGGGCGCCGGCCGGTGGGGACGGATCAGCCCTGCGGCGGAGCCGGCGGCTGGTACGGCGGCTGGTACGGGGCGGCCGGGGCGAGGGGGGCCGCGGCCTGGTACGGCGACGCGGGCGCTGCCGGGGCAGCGGCCTGGAAGGGCGCGGCCGGCTGGGGGTACTGGCCGCCCTGCGGGTACGGCGCACCCTGGTGCTGGTACGGCGAGGCGGCCGGGACGGGCGGCGCGGCCGGTGCCTGGGAGCGCGTGACCAGCGCCTTCACCGCGTTGGCTATCAGCAGCACCGGCAGGATGAACGCCTTGAAGAAGATCACGTAGCTGGTGCCCTCGAAGACGAAGGCGAGGTAGTACGCGTAGCCGGTGAAGCCGAGGCCGGCGAGCACGTTGAGGGCGCGCCAGCCGAGCCTCAGGCCGCCGAGGTTGACGGCGCCGATGACCAGCAGGGCGATGCCGCTGACGGCCAGCAGGACGACGTACCAGGAGAAGAGCGGGTCGACGTCGAAGTCGAGGTTCACGAGTGGTTCCTGTTGTTGCCGGGGTCGGGCGGACGCGAACGGGCGGCCGCCGGGGGACGAGTGGGGACAGTACTGGAGCGGGACGACATCCGTCCTCACGATTTCGTCACGGTGTCATCGCCGAATCCGCCCGGAGAACCTCCCTTCCACCCCTTGAAAACCGCTCAGGAAGCGTCCGTGCGTTCGGATATGATGCGCCCGTCGCTGGTGGTTGGGGGGCGAAGCAGCGACCCGGGTGAGAGTCCCGGAGCGGCCTCCCACCTCGGCGAAACCGCCCTGCTGCCGGGTTCGTCGGGTTCGCCCGCCTTCCTTCCGTGAGGTCCCCCGTGCGTATTCAGCACCGCAGATCCCTGGCCCTCGCCGCCGCTGCCACCCTGGTCTCGGGGGCGGCCCTGACCGCCGCCCCCGGTGCGGCCGCGCTGTCGCGTTCCGGCGGTACCGGCGGAGCGCTCCTCGGTGCCCCCAACGGGGTGGGCACCCCGGGGCCGGTCGGGACCCAGGAGCGGCGCAGCCCGGTGACGATCACCGTCGCGGGCTTCCCCGGCACCCTGACCGCAGGCGGTCCGGCCGCCGAGTTCACCGCCACGCTGCGCAACTCCGCCGACCACGCCGTCGACGTCACCACCGGTTTCGTCGTCGCGAACGTCGATGCCGGGATCCGCGAGAACCAGCTCGTGCTCGGTTACCAGTCCCCCGGCGGGGCCTCCTGGAAGCCCGCCGCCCCCGCCCCCGGCGCCGGTACCGGCGCCGGCTGGAACCTCGACACCTTCGCCACCCGGCTGAGCCTGCCCGCCGGGGCCTCCGCGACGTACCGGCTGCGCCTGGCCGCCACGGCCGACGCGCCCGCCGGCCGGGCCACCGGCGGGTTCACGGCGACGGTCGCCGACCCGACCCTGCCGCCGGAGACCCGGATCACCGAAGCGGCGAGTCAGCCCAGGGAGTTCGCACTCGCCGCGGCCGGCCCCACCGGGGCGCCGACGACCGCCCCCGCGCCCGGTGTGCCCTACCTCGGCCTGGACGCGGTGCCCGGCTCGTTCACCGCGGGTGGCGAGCCGAAGCCGTTCCGGCTGACGCTCACCAATCGGAGCGGCAAGGACGTCGCGTTCCTGCCCGAACTGACCTTCCGGGGCAAGGCCCTGCCCGGCGCGGAGGCGGTCCGGCTGGAGTTCCGGGCTCCCGACGGCGAGTGGCTGCCGGCCGTGGACAGCGGTCAGGGCGCCGCCGGGCGGCTGACGCTGACGCTGCGCACGGGTGACCGGGAAGCCTCGCTGGTGCGGCTGCGCGACGGCGAGTCCCGGACGTTGAACGTGCGGCTGGCGTTCGCCCAGGACACCCCGGCCGGGGTGCTGTCGCTGCTGCCGACCGGGAGCAGCCTGCCGGCGGTCGGTACCGGCGCCGGGGTGCCCGCCGCCGGCTCGGCGGTCGACATCACCGTGGCCGCCCCCGCCGCGCCGTCCCCGTCCGCCGTGCCGAGCACCCCGTCCGCCGAGGCCGGCGGCTCGCCGTCCGCCCCGGCCGCGCCCCCGGCCGCCGAACCGCCCGCATCGACCGGTACCGCCCCCGGGGTGGGACTGGCGGCGGTCACGCCGTCCGCGGACCCGAGCGGCACACCGGCGGCCGTCCCGGCCTCGGAGGTCACGCAGACGCCGCCGAGCACGGCCGCCGTCCCGGCTCCGGCGGTCACGGTGACCGTGGCGGCGCCCCCGGTGCCGTCCGTGGACCTCGCCTCGACCGGTGGCTCGTCCACCAACACCCCGATGGCGATCACCGGCGCCACCTCGATCGCGATGGGCATCGGCACCCTGGTGGTGGCGCACCGGCGGCAGCGGACCCGCCCGGCGGCCGCCCGGACGCCACTCCCCGCCGGGGGCCCGGGCGCGGGCCCGCACCCGGTGGCGGGCGGTCCGGGCGCGCGGCCGGGGGCGGCTCCGGCCGTCCGGCCCGCGCCGGGCCCGGCCGCCGGTCCCGCGGCGCGCTGAGCCGACCGGACCCGCAGGTCCCGGCCGGAGGATGCCAACCGGCCCGCGCGACCGCCGCGCGGACCCGATCGGACGAGGAGTGACCGCGGCATGGCCGACCACGAGGTGCTGTACGTGTTCTGCGGCCCGGACGGTACGCACGGCAACGCGCTGGGCGTGGTCCGGGACGGCGCGGCCGTGCCCGACGACGCGGACCGGCAGGCGATCGCGCGACGGCTCGGCTTCAGCGAGACGGTGTTCGTCGACGACCCGGAGCGCGGCGCGATCGACATCCGTACCCCGACCCTGCGCCTCCCGTTCGCCGGTCACCCGTGTGTCGGCGCCGCCTGGCTGCTGGGCGTGGACCGGCTGGTCACCGCCGCGGGCGTGGTCCGGGTGCGGCACGGCGGCGGGTTCACCCGGGTCGCGGCTCCGGCCGCCTGGGCGCCGCCGCGCACGCTCCGCCGGTACGCGACGGCGGCCGAGGTCGACGGGCTGGCGGTGCCGCCGCCGGGTGAGTGGATCTATGCCTGGGCCTGGCAGGACGAGGCGGCGGGCACGGTCCGCGCCCGGGCCTTCCCGGGACGGGGCGACGGCATCGACGAGGACGAGGCGACCGGTGCGGCCGCGCTCCTGCTGACGGCCGAGCTGGGCCGGGGGCTGACGATCACCCAGGGGCGTGGCTCGCAGCTCGTCACCGGGCTCCCCGGGGACGGGCTGGTCGAGGTCGGCGGCCGGGTCCGCCGCGCGGACCGGTAGCGCGGACCGGCAGCGCGTCCCGGCAGCGCGGGAACGGGTGCTGCTCAGCTCCGCCGGGCGGGGCCCGGCGAACCGAGGCTGAGCAGGGGTTCGGCCTTCCGCCCGGGGTGCGCGGCCGGGGTGGCGGCGGCCCTGGCCGGGGTCGGGACGGTGACGGGCGCGCTGTCCGGAGCCTGAGCCTGAGCCTGAGTCGGGGCCGAGGTCGCAGCCGAGGCAGAGGTCGGGGCCGGGGTCGCAGCCGGAGCGGGGTCCGGCTCCGCGGTGCGGCCGAGATCCTGGAGGCCCGCGTCGCGCCGCAGAAGCAGGATCCGGCCGGCGGGGACCAGGGCGAGGTGGGTCGCCGCGACACCGGCGACGGCGAGCAGTATGTGGTCGACGTTGAGCACGTGCCCGGGCGCCCACGAGGAGAGGAACTCCAGTGCCGTGGCCAGCAGGGCCGAGGCGCCGGTGGTGCGCAGGAAGGACGGGAGCCAGGGGGTCCCGAGCCGGCCGCCGGCGAGCGGGAGGAGGACGCCGAGCGGGGCGGGCAGCAGCAGCTCGCCGAGCAACTGGCCCGCGGAGGAGAAACGGAGCGAGGCCAGTGGCGTCAGGTTGGCGTCGTAGACCCAGGCCACCGGCAGTGGTCTCAGCACCAGCCAGCCCAGCAGCAGCAGGTGGAGGGCGAGGCCGAACAGTCCCACCGCCCGTAGTCGACGCCGATGGTGCTGGACGGCCGTCGCCCGTCCGGTCTCGGTCCGCACGTCGGCACGCTCCCCGCGTGTCCTGGTGCCATCTCGCTGCACGGGGGGAAGGACGTGTTCCGGCGGCGTGACGGTTCCACACCCGGTGCGAACTTTGCGCCGCGCGCCGGGGACGGGTCCCCGACCCGGGCGGAACCGCCGGGTGAACTCCCCCGGCGGCCCGCCCGTACGAACCGCTGACCGCGCACCTGCGCCGAGCGGCCCGGAGGCGAGCGGCCCGGAGGCGATCGGCCCGGAGGCGACCGGCCCGGAGGCGAGCGGCCCGGAAGCCGACGGACCCCGAACCGCCGACCGCCCGCCTACCGGCAGGGCGGCGCCGTGGTCGAGGCCGACGGCGACGGCAGCGCGCCGAACACGTTGTCCGCCGGCCCCGTCGGAGCGGCCGATGCGGCCGATGCGGTCGGTGCCACCACCGAGGGCGAGGGCGACGCCGAGCCGCCCGGCGGGGCCGGGTGCGCCGCGGCGGTGGGTGTCGGCGCGCCGTGCGCCGCCGCGGCCTGCGGCGGGCCGCCGACCGCGCCGGACGGCGTGCTCGGGGCCGTGGGTATCCGCGCCACCGTCGGACAGGCGGTCCGGCTGGCTGGCGCACCCGCGTCGACCGGGACGGCCGTCGGACGGATGCCGCAGCCGGCAGCCAGCACGGCCAGCCCGACCAGCGCGGCGGCGGCGAACGGGCGCCGAAGCGGGCTCGCTCCTCGGGTCACCGGGCACTCTCCTCGGCGGTGTCGGCGGACGGCGGCGGAGGCGGCTGGGTCAGCGGCAGCGTCAGCGTGAACACCGCCCCCACCTCGCCGTTCGCGGCCGTGATGGACCCCCCGTGGATCTGCGCGTTGGCCATCGCGATGGACAGGCCCAGGCCGCTGCCCTCCGAGCGGGCCCGCCCCTTGTCGGCCTTGTAGAAGCGGTCGAAGACGTGCGGCAGCACGTCCTCCGGGATGCCGGGACCGCTGTCCGACACCGCGACGACCACGGTGTCCCCCTCCTCGCGCACCCGCACCCGCACCGGCGAACCGCCGTGCTTCAGCGCGTTGCCGATCAGGTTGGCGAAGACGACGTCCAGCCGGCGCGGGTCGACCACCGCCAGGATGCCGCGCGGGGCGTCCACCTCCACCGCGTCGTACCAGGCCCGGCCGTCGATGCAGGACATGATCAGGTCGGCGATGTCCACCTCGTCGGCGACGAGCTTGGCGGTGCCGGCGTCGAAGCGGGTCACCTCCATGAGGTTCTCCACCAGGTCGGAGAGCCGCCGGGTCTCGCTGACCACCAGCCGCACGGCCGGTTCGATCATCGGGTCCAGCGACTCCGCCTCGTCCTCCAGGATGTCCGTCACGGCGGTCATCGCGGTCAGCGGGGTGCGCAGCTCGTGCGACATGTCGGCGACGAACCGCCGGCTCTGCGCCTCGCGCGCGCTCAGCTCCTCGACCTGCCCGTGCAGCGACTCCGCGGTCCGGTTGAAGGTCCGCGCCAGGTCGGCGAGTTCGTCCGAGCCCTCGACCTCCAGCCGGGTGTCCAGATGGCCCTCGCCGAGCCGCCGGGCCGCGTCGCCCAGCCGCTTGACCGGCCGCAGCACCGTCGCCGACGCGGCCTGCGCCAGCAGCGCCGAGCCGATCAGCGCCAGCAGGGTGGCGATCGCCAGCGACCAGCCGAGCGTGTTCAGGTCGGCCCGCTCGTTCTCCAACGACTTGAACATGTACGCGGTCGGGCCGGTCGTCACCACCTTGGTGCCGCCGATGACGAACGGCCGCCCGTCGAGGTTCTGCCGCTGCCAGTACAGGTGGTAGGTGTACGGGTTGGACTCGGTGATCTCGCGCGGCTTGCCGACCGCCGTCCGCAGCGCGGCCGGCACACTGGCGATCGTGTACGACGCCGAGCTGGACGAGGCGACGCAGTTCGGCAGCGCCGGATCGGCCACCACCACGTCGTAACTGAGGCCGGAGCTGGCGACGGTGCTCGCGAGCGTGTTCAGGTCCTCGCAGGTGGCGTTCAGCGGCAGGTTCGACACGTTGCGGCTGAGCGAGACCCGGAAGTCGTTGAGCGCGGTGTCCTGGGCCCGCTTCAGCACCGCGTCGCGGTTGAGCCAGTACGCGATGCCGGACGCCGAGACGGCGGTGGTCAGCGCGACCGCGGCGAACACCGCGATCAGCCGCACGCGCAACGAGCGCAGGCGGCGCCACGGGCCGGAGGAGAACCGGGCCGTCGTCTGTTGGTCAGTCACAGGAGCCTGTCGTTACGGAGGCCGTCAGCGCGCGCGGCGGGATATCGCCGGCGCCGGA comes from Streptomyces sp. TLI_053 and encodes:
- a CDS encoding DUF6879 family protein, whose amino-acid sequence is MFLDGDAWRAYFDAMEHDAWRLETLAVYTMPQEEEGIRRFLAGEPLTAEATAA
- a CDS encoding FAD-dependent oxidoreductase, which encodes METYDLVIVGGGPAGCAAAVMAASVGLRTALVERREPGATLRRVPAVQNVLGFATGTAFADAVAADVRRVTDSCDLLLGTPATELHADDEGVTVHLAAPGTTVRGRYAIVATGVRAARPDEAAWLSSTVDAPPPLWEADATLLTGRRTLVLGADRPLGTLLRAHPDAALDLLVPHPAADAYKAEEVRDDPRVTLLELDALDLRHSPEGHITAGGLGTFAPDAVFVNLGVRPAALPGTLAPAEDGYCPPDRQHPRVLTAGDLRSARGQRIMTATGSGADAALQAYYALRLTG
- a CDS encoding PhzF family phenazine biosynthesis protein; translated protein: MADHEVLYVFCGPDGTHGNALGVVRDGAAVPDDADRQAIARRLGFSETVFVDDPERGAIDIRTPTLRLPFAGHPCVGAAWLLGVDRLVTAAGVVRVRHGGGFTRVAAPAAWAPPRTLRRYATAAEVDGLAVPPPGEWIYAWAWQDEAAGTVRARAFPGRGDGIDEDEATGAAALLLTAELGRGLTITQGRGSQLVTGLPGDGLVEVGGRVRRADR
- a CDS encoding VanZ family protein, which translates into the protein MGLFGLALHLLLLGWLVLRPLPVAWVYDANLTPLASLRFSSAGQLLGELLLPAPLGVLLPLAGGRLGTPWLPSFLRTTGASALLATALEFLSSWAPGHVLNVDHILLAVAGVAATHLALVPAGRILLLRRDAGLQDLGRTAEPDPAPAATPAPTSASAATSAPTQAQAQAPDSAPVTVPTPARAAATPAAHPGRKAEPLLSLGSPGPARRS
- a CDS encoding HAMP domain-containing sensor histidine kinase is translated as MTDQQTTARFSSGPWRRLRSLRVRLIAVFAAVALTTAVSASGIAYWLNRDAVLKRAQDTALNDFRVSLSRNVSNLPLNATCEDLNTLASTVASSGLSYDVVVADPALPNCVASSSSASYTIASVPAALRTAVGKPREITESNPYTYHLYWQRQNLDGRPFVIGGTKVVTTGPTAYMFKSLENERADLNTLGWSLAIATLLALIGSALLAQAASATVLRPVKRLGDAARRLGEGHLDTRLEVEGSDELADLARTFNRTAESLHGQVEELSAREAQSRRFVADMSHELRTPLTAMTAVTDILEDEAESLDPMIEPAVRLVVSETRRLSDLVENLMEVTRFDAGTAKLVADEVDIADLIMSCIDGRAWYDAVEVDAPRGILAVVDPRRLDVVFANLIGNALKHGGSPVRVRVREEGDTVVVAVSDSGPGIPEDVLPHVFDRFYKADKGRARSEGSGLGLSIAMANAQIHGGSITAANGEVGAVFTLTLPLTQPPPPPSADTAEESAR